The Chitinophagaceae bacterium sequence TTAAAATCTACAGCGTTAAATCAATTAGGAATAATTAGTAGTAAAATGGGAAATAAACCAGAAGCTCTACAATATCTTAAAGAAGCAATGAAAGCAAATCCATCTAACGAAGAAGCAAGATATAATTATCAACTATTAAAACTACAAAAAGACGAACACAAAGACGATAAAAACAAGAATAATAAAAACGACAAAAATAAAGATAATAAAGAACAACAAAACAAAGAACAACAAAACAAAGAACAACAAAACAAAGAACAACAAAATAAAGAACAACAAAACAAAGAACAACAAAACAAAGAACAACAAAACAAAGAACAACAAAACAAAGAACAACAAAACAAAGAACAACNNNNNNNNNNNNNNNNNNNNNNNNNNNNNNNNNNNNNNNNNNNNNNNNNNNNNNNNNNNNNNNNNNNNNNNNNNNNNNNNNNNNNNNNNNNNNNNNNNNNCAAAGAACAACAAAACAAAGAACAACAAAACAAAGAACAACAAAACAAAGAACAAAATAAACCCGGCGAAAATAAAAAAGAAAAAGAACAATTGGGTAATGTGCAAAAAAAACTACAACAAATAAATATGAGCATAGAACAAGCACAAAAAATATTAGAAGCAATGCAAAATAATGAAATACAATACTTGCAACAAAACAAAAGAAAACCTACTAAAAAAAATGATAAAAATAAACCCGATTGGTAACAATAATCAATCCCCCCTATGACAAAAAACTATCATTTTTCTTCAGATACCTTTTGCCTTATTGCTCCATCTATTCTTGCAGCAGATTTTGGAAATATTCAAAAAGAAATAGAAACACTCAATAAAAGTAAAGCCGATTTTATTCATTTGGACATAATGGACGGTGTCTTTGTCCCCAATATATCCTTTGGATTCCCAGTCATAGAAGCAATTCAAAAATATTCTCAAAAATCATTAGATTTTCATCTTATGATACAAAATCCACAAAACTATATCCAAAAATGCAAAGACATGGGAGCAGAGATAATAACTGTCCATTATGAAGCATGTACCCATCTATGCAGAACCATTGAAGAAATAAAAAAACTCCCATGTAAAGTAGGAGTTGCGCTAAACCCACATACCCCTGTTTCTGTACTAAAAGATATTATCCATACTATTGATGTAGTTCTCATAATGTCCGTAAACCCAGGATTCGGAGGGCAAAAATTTTTACCCCATTGCCTCAAAAAAGTACAACAAGCAAAAGAAATTATTATTAATGCCGATTGCTTTACATATATACAAGTAGACGGAGGAATAGACATTCCCCATGCAAAAAAATTATTATACGCAGGTGCAAATATATTAGTTATAGGAAGTGCTATTTTTCAGGCAACCAACCCCTTAGATACCATAGATATGTTCAAAAAATTGAAAAATGAATACATCTAATCTTATTAATACACTCACTCATACATATTGTTATTCACTATGCAAAAAGATATTTTCAAAACAAAAATATGGAATATAAATACAAATAATTTTGAAAATACCGCAATGGAAATTTTTCATTGGCAGGCAAATCATAATACTCTATACAAAACATACCTTTCGTTACTCCGCAAAAATATAAACAATATCAGCACTATACAAGAAATTCCATTTATGCCCATCTCTTTTTTTAAAACACACAAAGTAAAAACAGGAGAATGGAACGAAAAAATCTGCTTTTTGAGTAGCACTACTACCAGAAATACACCAAGTCAACACTTTTTAGATGATATCTCTTTTTATAAAAAAATATCTACAACCATATTTGAAACATTTTATCAAAAAATAGAAAACTGTATCTTTATCGCTCTCCTTCCATCTTATTTAGAAAGAAAAAATTCTTCTCTTGTTTTTATGGTAGATGCTTTTATGAAACAAACAAAAAATAACTACTCTAGATACTTTTTATATAACGATGCAGAATTAGTAAAGTATTTAATAAGTATTCAAAACAAAAATACTCTTAAAGTATTACTTGGTGTAAGCTTTGCATTGCTACATCTTGCAAAAAAACACGAACTGGATCTCAATGATTTTATCGTAATGGAAACAGGAGGGATGAAAGGAAAAGAAAAAGAAATAACAAGAGAAGAACTTCATATGTTTCTCTGCCAAAGATTCCATATAAAAAAAATTCACTCAGAATATGGTATGACAGAACTTTTATCACAATGTTATTCCTATGAAAATGGAATATTTTTTTCGCCCCCATGGGTAAAAATACTTATACGTGAAGTAACAGATCCTTTTTCTTATAACAAAGAAGGAATAACAGGAGGAGTAAATATCATCGATTTAGCAAATATACATTCGTGTTGTTTTATAGAAACACAAGACTTAGGAAAAAAAAACTCAAATAACAGCTTTAGTATTTTAGGAAGAATAGACCATTCCGATATAAGAGGATGTAATTTACTCACTTTTTAATGTATTTATTTGATTTTTATTCAAAAAATCGTTTTTTTATTTAAAAAAGTCGTTTTTTATTTAAAAAAGTAATATTTATCTCATAAAATACAAATTAAAATAAATAATATTTGAAAATAATTTTTTTTTAACTAATTTGTATTATTCGTTATTATAGTTTCTTTTAAAAACATATTTTGGGTTCTTAGCTCAGCTGGTTCAGAGCACCTGCCTTACAAGCAGGGGGTCATAGGTTCGATCCCTATAGGACCCACTTTTTAGTTGTTTATCAATCGTTTATCCTATTATATCTTGATATTGTATGAATTGGATACAACAAATAGATGAGATTACTGATGATTTTATATTTTTTTTTAGAGATTTAGATTCAGAAGAACTAAACTGGAAAGAAAACTCAAAAACATGGAGTATAGCACAAAATATAGAACATCTTATTGTTATTAATAAGACATATTTTCCTATTTTAGAAGATATAAAAGCAGGTAAATATAAAGTTTCTTTTTTAGGAAGTATTCATTTCATAGTTTCTTTTTTCGGTAAAATGATACTGAATTCCGTAAACCCGAACACAAAAAGTAAAATAAAAACTTTCTCCATTTGGGAACCAAGTATTGAAAAAATATCCATAGATATCCTAAATAGATTTCAAGAACACCAAATAGAATTAAAAAAACAGATACATGAAGTAGAATATTTTATAAAAAAAGGTACAGTTATTGCTTCACCTGTCAATAAGTATATAGTTTATAAATTAGAAACTGCTTTTGATATTATAATAACCCATGAAAAAAGACATCTCAAGCAAGCAAAAGAAATTTTAGTTCTATTACCTTCTTTCAAAAAAAAATAAAAATAATATAAAGTTCGGAGTGTAGCGCAGTCCGGTAGCGCACTTGGTTTGGGACCAAGGGGTCCCAGGTTCGAATCCTGGTACTCCGACTATTTTTATATGACACAGTAGAACCTATCACCTATCTCTGTATCTACATTTTTCTATTCCCATTAACACTTCCTACTTGCTTCCTTCATAAACCACCTGCGTGTTTTTTACGACGGAAAAATTTATGAAAGAACTATGAAAATAACTTTTAAGAATATAGAAAATATTTACTTCCAATAATAGAAACCACTTTTTATTGAAAAAATAAAATTAAACTGTTATTTTATAAGTTGTGTAATAAATACCCTATTATATAGTATTTTTTATTAAAGCTTGCAATAAAATGTTAGTTTATATGTAAAAAATATTAATTTTGCAACACATTTAGTAAATTTATTCATAATAATTACGTAGTAAATATAAAATAATTATAAAGTCAATACAAAATGAAAAAACAAAAAATATATACCAAAAGTTTTTTATTTTCTCATCTTTCTTTTTTTTCAGGGGCAGGAACAGTAATAAACTTAGCTGGAAATTTTTATAGATTTAATTCATTAGATTCAGGATTTGAGGCTGATAGAAAATCTATTGAAAATGATTTTCGAATGATTGGGCAAGATATTACTTGTGCGATAGAAAAAATGAAAGAAGATGCAAAATTACTGATTCCATCTCAATAGTTTGGTTATGTCTGAAGAAATTCGAAAACAAGACGATTCAGAAAATAATAATTTAGATAAGGTTGAAAAGATACTCATAGAAAGTGATCCAAATATTTTTGATGGGATATCAAAGCAAAAAAAGCAACAAATTATCAAAATTATTCGAGTGACCCTGCAAAAGACTCGCATCGGTCCGCTCCCCGCCCCTGAGACATTTTCCGAATATTCTAATATTATTCCAAATGGGGCTGAGAGAATTATGCAAATGGCAGAAAAACAACTTGACCATAGAATGAAAATGGAAAACAAAATTGTCGGATCGCAAATAATTCAAAGTAACATTGGTCAGGTTTTAGCATTTTTGATTGGAATCGCCGCATTGTCAGCATCAACTTATTGTATTGTAACTGGTCATGAATGGTCAAGTAGTATTATATGTATGGCGGTTTAACAGATCTTGTCACGGCATTCGTTAAAGGATATAGGTCAGCAACAAAAAAAAATTTGATTAAAAACATTCTTAATTTTTATCTCAAAAGGTAACATAATCCTTGAATTGTGCGGTGCAGGTATACTCTATAGAAATATGTTTTTAATTCGTTCTTCTCGTATACTTTTATAAAAAATAGCTATCTTTATCTTTAAAAATACAAATAAAACAGAATTTTTATTCATAAAACAAATGCTGATACGTACACTAGAAGTCCAAGAAATTCAGAGTTTTATTGATTTTTTTAGACATATTATTCAAAATTTTCCTTATCTCACTACGGAAGCGAAGGAATCAGAAATCCATCTATTTACCGGAAAATACATAAGAGAAAAACTAAAAAAAGATCCTTTTTCTTTTATTATTGCCTTGGATGAAAAAAATACTCTGTTAGGTTTTTGCATCAATACTTTTGAATACGGAATTGTTTTTATAGACCATATTTTTCTTTCCGAAATGGTACCAAAGGGTAAAGGCATCGGAACTCAGCTTATGGAAAAATGTATTGCATTTGCTTCTATAAGAAATGCTCATAAAATTTGGGCTTCCATTCACCCAAACAATACAATATCACAATTTTTTTTTAAAAAAAATGGATTTAACACCGTATGTATTTTAAAAAAACACTGGTATAAAATAGATTTTATTATGGTAGAAAAATTTTTGTAAGATATCTATGGAATTTCTTTTCCATAACAATTATCTACCAATATTTTTTGAAAAAAATATTATTATTTTATATTCTAAAAGTAAATAAAAAAAATTATTACTCAACACATAATTTTAATAATAAATTAATTTACAAGAATATATACTATGAATACGTGTATTTGTATAAAAATACATCCGCAAAATCCAGAGGAGAAAAAATTAGAAATTGTAATAGATATTTTAAGAAGCGGAGGTATTATCATATATCCAACAGATACAATTTATGGGTTAGGATGTGATGCATGGAATAAGAAAGCGATTGATAAAATACTCAGGATAAAACAGATAAAAGATACAGATTTAAAATTTTCTCTTATATGTTCTGATTTAAGTCATATTTCAGATTATACTAAGCCTTTTGACAGTACTGTTTTTAAAGCAATGAAAAAATGTTTCCCTGGTCCTTTCACTTTTATACTTCCTGCAAATAGTATTATTTCTAAAAGATTACATATACATAAAAAAAATATTGGTATCAGGGTTCCTAATAATAAAATTGCAAGAATGATAGCAAAACTTTTAGGTAATCCCCTTATGAGTACTTCTTTATATGATAATGTAGATACTTCAGAATATATTACAGATCCTGATATTATTATGGAAAAATATCAAAAATTAGTAGATGTAGTGGTAGATGGTGGAATGGGCGGTCAGATTCCTAGTACTGTTTTAGATGCTACTGGAAATACTATTTATGTAGTGCGGTACGGTTTAGGAAATGTAGAAGATATGTATTAAAATACTTTATTTCAAAGTATATGCTACCATCCAAAAAGGTATGTGTTTAAAATTTATATTATGTGAAAAAAAATTATATTTTACTAAAAATAAAAAAAGAGAAAGTATATAAAAAAATGGCACGATTTCTATGGGAAATAAGTACACTTGGCTCTTATTTGAGATAATACAATAAAATGATATAAGTATATAAAAATATTATTTCTTTTTTCACAAAATTATTTATATATTATACGATAAACTATAGAAATCAATTCAATAAACATATTCTTAATAATAATAAAATTATGACACTAAAA is a genomic window containing:
- a CDS encoding GNAT family N-acetyltransferase; translation: MLIRTLEVQEIQSFIDFFRHIIQNFPYLTTEAKESEIHLFTGKYIREKLKKDPFSFIIALDEKNTLLGFCINTFEYGIVFIDHIFLSEMVPKGKGIGTQLMEKCIAFASIRNAHKIWASIHPNNTISQFFFKKNGFNTVCILKKHWYKIDFIMVEKFL
- a CDS encoding tetratricopeptide repeat protein, whose product is MKLLLVIFMFLTSDYDINKISKSNRLKKEAETAFKEKDYATAIEKYTYLIDTLGVNDDKLYLNLAHAYFQKKDSLKASQFYQKLIFQNDNLLKSTALNQLGIISSKMGNKPEALQYLKEAMKANPSNEEARYNYQLLKLQKDEHKDDKNKNNKNDKNKDNKEQQNKEQQNKEQQNKEQQNKEQQNKEQQNKEQQNKEQQNKEQQNKEQ
- a CDS encoding DinB family protein; this encodes MNWIQQIDEITDDFIFFFRDLDSEELNWKENSKTWSIAQNIEHLIVINKTYFPILEDIKAGKYKVSFLGSIHFIVSFFGKMILNSVNPNTKSKIKTFSIWEPSIEKISIDILNRFQEHQIELKKQIHEVEYFIKKGTVIASPVNKYIVYKLETAFDIIITHEKRHLKQAKEILVLLPSFKKK
- a CDS encoding L-threonylcarbamoyladenylate synthase, producing MNTCICIKIHPQNPEEKKLEIVIDILRSGGIIIYPTDTIYGLGCDAWNKKAIDKILRIKQIKDTDLKFSLICSDLSHISDYTKPFDSTVFKAMKKCFPGPFTFILPANSIISKRLHIHKKNIGIRVPNNKIARMIAKLLGNPLMSTSLYDNVDTSEYITDPDIIMEKYQKLVDVVVDGGMGGQIPSTVLDATGNTIYVVRYGLGNVEDMY
- the rpe gene encoding ribulose-phosphate 3-epimerase; this translates as MTKNYHFSSDTFCLIAPSILAADFGNIQKEIETLNKSKADFIHLDIMDGVFVPNISFGFPVIEAIQKYSQKSLDFHLMIQNPQNYIQKCKDMGAEIITVHYEACTHLCRTIEEIKKLPCKVGVALNPHTPVSVLKDIIHTIDVVLIMSVNPGFGGQKFLPHCLKKVQQAKEIIINADCFTYIQVDGGIDIPHAKKLLYAGANILVIGSAIFQATNPLDTIDMFKKLKNEYI
- a CDS encoding acyl transferase; protein product: MQKDIFKTKIWNINTNNFENTAMEIFHWQANHNTLYKTYLSLLRKNINNISTIQEIPFMPISFFKTHKVKTGEWNEKICFLSSTTTRNTPSQHFLDDISFYKKISTTIFETFYQKIENCIFIALLPSYLERKNSSLVFMVDAFMKQTKNNYSRYFLYNDAELVKYLISIQNKNTLKVLLGVSFALLHLAKKHELDLNDFIVMETGGMKGKEKEITREELHMFLCQRFHIKKIHSEYGMTELLSQCYSYENGIFFSPPWVKILIREVTDPFSYNKEGITGGVNIIDLANIHSCCFIETQDLGKKNSNNSFSILGRIDHSDIRGCNLLTF
- a CDS encoding DUF2335 domain-containing protein, encoding MSEEIRKQDDSENNNLDKVEKILIESDPNIFDGISKQKKQQIIKIIRVTLQKTRIGPLPAPETFSEYSNIIPNGAERIMQMAEKQLDHRMKMENKIVGSQIIQSNIGQVLAFLIGIAALSASTYCIVTGHEWSSSIICMAV